GGCCTATCAGAAGGCAGCAAACCCACTTCAACAGAGAAACAGCCTGGAGGGTCCCAGATGTTTCAGTCTCTGTTTGTACAGAACTCTATAAACAGTTTATATACGCCTCGCTGCTGATTGGAcgacacctctgacacacccaccaaaccaCAGAAAACCAACCAGGAAGCTCGTTGACACGTTTAGAGGAAACATGACGTTCAACCTGGAAACTGACGAAAGGTTTTGACCTTGAACGTGACCcaggctttgttagggggcgtggtGGATGGCGTGAGTGATGTGAACAAAGAAATAGTTCCAATCAATTGAAGAGTATCAGCTTCAGCAGGAGAGGAGCGCCCTCTACTGGGAGACAAAGCTTCTGCACAAACTTTGAGCTTGCACCTTGTTTGTCACTTTTTGTGAAGCAGAACTCGTCGGTCACTCATCACGTGTTTTAGTTTCAAGTTTTCCTGATAAAACAGACAcagctcattttcattttaataaagttttattttaaatccacAGAACTGAAGAGTCTTTAACAAAAGTTCTAGAAAATCTAAACCAACAGTTTCTAATGAGAACAGGACTCCGCCTCATTACTAACATTTTGTAAAGGTtaggaaacatttttaaaaaaccatCGTCTTCAGTCTCGTCGTCATAAAGCGTCGTAGTCGTCGTCGTCCTCGTGCTTCCTCTTCAGCGACTCGCCCCCGGAGTTCTGCGACACCATGTTGGTGGTGATGAGGATGTTTttggagccaatcagagacggGTTGATCAGGACATTGGAGACGGCCGGCGTGGACGGTGTCGCTATCCGGACAAAAGTTAGGAAGTAATAATTGatactttttactttacagGTTTCTTCACATTTACAGTAACTATTTTTAACAGGAGCTAAATACAAAGAGTGGGAGGAGTCACGTTCTTACTGGTTTTGGTTGTGGTCGTCTGAGAGGGCGGTGGAATCTGCACCGTGAACCTTTGACCCGTCAGAGACACCGGAGCTCCGACTTTAGTGGTGATGGACTGAACCGATGGAGTTCCTGTGGAGACGACACCAGTCAGAACAAACAGGTCCACTGTGCATAGCGCCCTCTACGGCCTCACAGCTGAATTACAGGGAGTCTGGTCACCATAAGACTCACCGAGGGTCGGCGTGGTCGGTCTGCTGGAGACGGCGCTGACACTGAGGCGAGGCACCGATATCCTGCCGGCAGACGACacctggaagaaaacaaatcctcacgtcactgagctgcagaaccaACAGAacgagaaaatgaaatgttttaaaatgagattGAAGTTTTCACCTTCTTCTGAATCGACTTGAGTCGGTAGTTTGGCGCCGTCAGACAGTACCGGTCCGGAGGAAGTCGAGGGCCCGTGTACGGTTTAATGAGCGGCAGAGGAGCCTGGTTCTTCTGCCTCGCAACCTCCAACAGGAACTGAACACAGGGACGCCGCACACGTTACAACACTGATACACAAATATTAAACCACAAAACtacacaatgaaaataaatgaacttcATTTGAAGAATTcagtttcagcagcagcttgtgaaaCGTGTTCACGACTCATGGTCACGTTGATAATTATTTTGTTGTTCgacaacagaaacatttgtaAACAAGACATTTGTATAGCGACAGGCGACTTGCATCTCGTGGTGGCGGCGAAGTGAACGACTGGTCCATGCGGCACTGGATCGCCAGTTTAATGTCGTCGGCGTCCACGTTGGACTTCTTGGCGTGTGTTGCGTAGATTTTGGCGTCCTCGATGATGGTCGTCACGTATCCTGCGAACACAAACAGCCGGTGAAAGACTGACGATGACacataaaaatcattattttaattgaaCTGTTTTAATTCAAAGTTCCAGCTTCAACATCTAAAGATCTTGTTTCTTCTTTACTTCCTGTTCCAACTCTAACAAGTGTCAGTGAtgatggaggagctgagagACGACAGGAGAcaaactgtttcctctcctgaTGCTTCTTATTTAGACGGAACATCAATAAACATAAAACCAGCTTCATTATTTATGTCCCGCTCAGGCCTCCGTACAGCTCAGCTCCGTGTCACAGGGGGAAACTGCATCGTGGACTCACTGTAGGTGAACTCCAACATCTGGTTGATGACCCGAGGTTCGTACTCGGTGATGCCCATGTCCTTCAGGATCTGGATCATCACCtggagaaacaacacaacatgttacACGACTGAAAACAAAGACGAATCATAGACCGTCCCGTTTCGAATGAGTCCGTTCATCCCGACACGCAGGCTGCgacaggtggatccttcccggtTCAAcatatcccagaattcattgcgcttcagcAATGAACAGTTATTACCAAACAGTGACAAAATGTGGAATGTTGAAGTGTTTCAGTCCAATTCAACGTTTCATCATGTCCGACTTCGGCTCTGTTGTGAGCCGTGTGGACTCTGCAACACCGTCACTACCACAAggtggcagcgttcgtatcggagatatattttagcttcatttctctttatttacagcctgtgatcgtcattatatataaatatatctcaTATACAGAAGAAACATTTACAATGAACAGCTGTGAGCCACTAGtgtgagcactttattaggaacacctgtagaatccaatcagccaatcacgtgTCAGAACAGAAGAGAACCTTCAGGTAAAGTTCAAACATCAGACcaatgaggtcagaggtcaggctgaggtcagaggtcaggctgATGTATGTAACTTTAAATGACTTTAACTATTTTTACAGTAGACTTCCACCTCAGTGAGTAATCGGATTACTTCAGTATACACAGTCTCTCAGTATCGAGGTAACGTTACTGTTCATAAAGTGCAGCCTGCACTCACATAAACAACTACAACAGCTAAGCTAACGAGTTAGCAGAAAGCTATTGTTGTGAATGCCGGTCCaatgctaacgttagcagcTAAGCTAGCCGTCGTTCGGCGGCTCAGAGAAACGTCCGGTGACCGTTAAACGATCCGTTACAGTTCGATGAGTCGGATCAGAACCGCGGACCCGGTGGATCGGAGTGAAACTCGGTACCTGAGCATCTTTCGGGATCGTTTTCGgagcagacattttgatttcCTCTGCGGTGACGTCACGTCTTCTTCTCTGGGTGTATCAGCTCAGACACAAACCTCCAGCGACTCCTGCCGGTCAGGAGGAGAGTGGCGGTATTACACTGATGGTGAGAAATCAGAAAATTAACGAACCCGAAATTgtgataaagaataaaaacaaataaagaaataaagaaataaagaacacaaattaaatcaagagtacagaataaataaagaattcaaaaaatgattaaaaagtaaagaatacaaaataaagaatactaattaaataaaaaatctataataaataaagaatagatataaaataaaaaaattaagaataaataaagaatacaaaattaagaataaataaattacgaataaagaacacaaattaaagaaataaaaaatatagaataaaaaaatacagaaataaagaatacaaattaaagaaataaagaataaagaataaagaatgaaaaataaagaatacaaaataaagaataacaaaatatatagaaataaagaatacaaattaaagaaataaaggatactaaataaataaagaatcaaaaatcaaaataaagaataaataaaaaatagataaagaatcaaaaatcaaaaataaacaataaattaatattaaagaGTAAAATGGAtccatatatttataatatatcatcagaataaagtttattttgtatcaGCAGAATATtatcatcacatcacatttgATTAAGGTGaagttactttttatttttatatgaactAGAAAGTATTTAAATCTATAACAGTACAATCCTACTCTAGTAtaagtttttttaaactttaatctAAATGAATTAGTAATCAGTAGATTCATATTTATGTGGAAGAATAATTGAAGAATATTTGTGTCTGAGGTTTAGTGGAGTAGAAATTGTGTAAAGTACAACTacctgaaaactgaaaatgtactgtacttgagtaaatgtacttatttACTTATCACTACTGAAAATGGATAGtggattaaatataaatataaatattatatgaaGTCAAATTAAACCCAAATATAAAGTAGCTTCTTATGTGTCATAAAGACGTAGTTACAGTAAAAAGTTCGGTTTCATAAATTATTCATCTCGAGCTTCTCGGTCAGTTAgttgattattttgttgattctaacaaataaaacatttggttctaatcaacataaaaaacacGGATCTATAAAACAAACCCAAATTCAAAAGGGTAAAACCTAAATAAACCTGattgttataaataaaagcagctgcaaCATTTACACACTTCAATCATTTAACACTGTGAAGAGGATCATTATGttatttctattatatttcatttgtattattttaatgatgatgaacagtgacactaacacaggaggagacaaagCTTTAACGACAGAAATCCTGCAGGAGGCGCTATAAGAACACACTGAACTGTGGGTACGACTTTTTTTAATTAGAGTTTTAACACCTCAACTTTAAAATGATCCAAAGTTACAATTCTTACCttacatgaaatatgtttttcttatttgctttaaataataaaattatcaGCTTTTAAACTATAGATAAAATCAGCTGATGATAAATTCAGTGAAAACTTTTACGAACCAACAGATCAGAGATGAAATCGACCAATGAAAACAGTCGACTTGTGACGAGAAGGAAACGATTGATCTCATCaggtttttaaaagattttaaatccATGTGACTCAGTTCACATTTAAAAGGTCAAGTTAATAGTTTCTGTCACATAATTTggcttttaaattaaaataaaataagtgacGTAGTGGAAAAGATTCAAATGAATTcgattttctgcttttgtgagaatcattcattttatttttcatgtttaaggtttttaatgttttgtgacTGAAGGTCAAACGACGTCTGGATCACATCctgttcacacaggaaatgaaacaaCAGGATTGAAAtatcacatgttgtgtttcGTTTGCTCAAGACGATTTTTACTGTGATATCTGTGTCGCCTCCTGAGAAACTACGAGTGTGTGGTTTACTGCtcatcattttgaaaacacacacagcagcgcACGGTCGTGGTTCTCATGACTTTATGGcgacgctgtgtgtgtgaacgtgtccATAAACTCTGCAGGTAAAAACCAGGACGTCAGCTGCCACCTGATCTTTGTTCCAGAGGCTCGACACACGTCTGTTCTTACTGTGGCTTGTTTGAGtccaacagaaaacagcaggaattTATTCAAGAGTTATTATTATAGTAGAAACTGTTTAAAGTCTCATTTAGAGACATTAGGATGAATTCATTAACATGAATCCtatgtttgtgattgtgtctgtgtgaaaagTCCCATTAGGCCGTGGAATGAAGGACTTCTTGTTGGTATGTGAAGAAACATGGCGGCTGCTGTTTGATGTTCTGTGACTTTTATCTCTGTTGGTCTTTAGGGAACATGAGTCATGTGGAACCTGCAGCGGTTCATCCTCTGATAAGACTCCACACGCAGCATCTTTACGACTTCTCAGAAGTTTCTTATCAAACGTACACTTTCTGTTCTTTATTTCACACGGAGAATTCAGCTGCTTCCACTTTACACTCTGATGAAagatgtctcctctgcagttggttgcttagtaacagaaactcctctgaaggaggagcagtgaaggtgaagagtcggagcagggacgacgaggtggaactgtaactgacaggaagtgttagaaacaggaactgttaccgacaggaagtgttagcgacgctttgtgttcaccgctggtagtcgagtcatgtgactgatgagaaccaatcaggaagagaacgtgtcatcgtttactaaagtctcagtttgtgttcagactcaaacacaaacccagagttttaAACTGAAACGAGACCAGTtcacacaagtctctgattcagaggctggaaactgcagcaggcgtaaccatggcaacaggggTGACGTGTCAGTGTGGGCGGAGCCTGAGGAAATAAAGACACTGACCTGTAGAGTCAAGGTCAACAAGGGTCACACAGGAAGccgatatggccaaaaatatGTGGACAACTTTCATTACTGATCTGATgacgatacacacacacacacacacacacacacacacacacacacacacacacacacaaacaggaggtGATCGGGGTCATAACAAGGACAAGAGCGTCTCATAAAACTATAACAGAGAAGAAGATGCTGCTCGTCACTtccttttactttttcattggTTAACCATttactgacaacacacacacacagacacacacagacacacaaagctgAAAGTACACACAGTAAATATAGATGAccgatacaaacgctgccatctagAGGTGCTGtcacatcaatcaatcacatgttatctgtctcatattcccagtttgtctcatatccccagtttgtctcatatccccagtttgtctcatatccccagtttgtctcatatccccagtttgtctcatattcccagtttgtctcatatccccagtttgtctcatatccccagtttgtctcatatccccagtttgtctcatattcccagtttgtctcatatccccagtttgtctcatatccccagtttgtctcatattcccagtttgtctcatatccccagtttgtctcatattcccagtttgtctcatattcccagtttgtctcatattcccagtttgtctcatattcccagtttgtctcatattcccagtttgtctcatattcccagtttgtctcatatccccagtttgtctcatatccccagtttgtctcatatccccagtttgtctcatattcccagtttgtctcatatccccagtttgtctcatatccccagtttgtctcatattcccagtttgtctcatatccccagtttgtctcatattcccagtttgtctcatattcccagtttgtctcaacaagagtcaaatagaaacttagtgatcagtgaatgaagctcagtcccatgtgaggatcgtctcccaggacacaagtccaacagatgctgatggacctgaacacatcaacacaacaacacatcaacacaacaacacatcaaaaccacaacaacacatcaacacaacaacacaacaacacatcaacacaacaacaatcaacacaacaaacatcaacacaacacaacaacacaacaacacatcaacacatcaacacaacaacaacatcaacacaacaacaggattcactacatgagaagaaccagtttgtacCTTCATGTTTCTACAGGatgtgtgatggagatgaaggagcagaggaactgaggacCTCCTGATGGTGGAAGACGTGAGGAGACGTGTTGATCAGAGTCCTCCATCAGACGTTCACCAGGGGACATGATGCTATGAGCTCTGTGATGCTGCTTTATTATTCATGTAGTTCTGAGGTTTGCCAGCAGGAGATAAAACCAACTCAAACTAAATGATGTGTTTGTGGGAAAAGGAGCAGACGTGTAAAGTTAAGATAACAGACGCAGCACTGACCCTGCGTCTGTTATCTTAACCCAGGTTAGTGTCTAGTCGAGGgaagcttcctcctcctcctcctcctcctcacctccaccacctccttcaCATGTGAAGCAATAAGAGGAGGCCTGAGGAGGCAGCTCAAGTTATAGAGACTCCCAACAACATGTACCAGCTCTGTCTGCTCCATGTTAACAACCTTCACCTGTACCCTAACccgagaaggagaaggaggagaggagaaggagaagaaggaggagaagaagaaggagaaggaggagaaggagaaggagaaggagaaggagaagaaggagaaggagaaggagaagaaggagaaggagaagaaggagaaggagaaggagaagaaggagaaggaggagaagaaggagaaggaggagaaggagaaggagaaggagaaggaggagaaggagaaggagaaggaggagaagaaggagaagaagaaggagaaggagaagaaggagaaggagaaggaggagaaggagaaggaggagaagaaggagaagaagaaggagaaggagaaggagaaggagaagaaggagaagaaggagaaggagaaggagaagaaggagaaggaggagaagaaggagaaggaggagaaggagaaggagaaggagaaggaggagaaggagaaggagaaggaggagaagaaggagaaagaaggagaaggagaagaaggagaaggagaaggaggagaaggagaaggaggagaagaagaaggagaaggaggagaaggagaagaaggagaaggagaagaaggagaagaaggagaagaagaaggagaaggagaaggagaaggaggagaaggagaagaaggagaaggagaaggagaagaaggagaaggagaaggagaaggagaagaaggagaagaaggagaaggagaaggagaagaaggagaaggagaaggagaaggagaagaaggagaaggagaaggagaagaagaagaaggagaaggagaagaagaaggagaaggaggagaaggagaatgagaagaaggaggagaaggagaaggagaaggagaagaaggagaaggagaaggagaagaaggagaaggagaagaaggagaaggaggagaaggagaagaaggagaaggagaaggagaagagaaggagaaggagaaggagaagggagaagaaggagaagaagaaggagaaggagaaggagaaggagaagaaggagaaggagaaggagaagaagaagaaggagaaggaggagaaggagaaggaggagaaggaggagaaggagaaggagaagaaggagaaggagaaggagaaggagaagaaggagaaggagaaggagaaggaggagaaggagaaggagaagaaggagaaggaggagaaggagaaggagggaaggagaagaaggagaaggaggagaaggagaagaaggagaaggagaaggaggagaagaagaaggagaaggagaaggagaaggagaaggagaaggaggagaaggaggaggagaaggagaagaaggagaagaaggagaagaaggagaagaaggaggaggaggaggaggagaaggagaaggaggaggagaaggaggagaaggagaaggagaaggagaaggagaagaaggagaaggaggaggagaaggagaagaaggagaagaaggagaaggaggagaaggaggagaaggagaagaaggagaagtcTTCTATCTCAGTTTCTTCTGTTCAAACATGAACTTGGAATCTTGATTCTGCAACGTGGTGTCGAAACATTCGACATTATCACCAGGACGAAGGTTAATGAGGGGgagaggtaacacacacagagacacacacacagagacacacacacacacacacacagagacacacaaacacacacacacagagacacacaacagagagacacacacagagacacacacacagacacagagacacacaaacacacacacacagagacacacacagagagacacacacacagagacacacacacagacacagagacacacaaacacacacacacagagacacacacacagagacacacacacagacacagagacacacacacacacacacacacacacacacagacgagacacacacacacacacacagagacacacacacacacacacagagacacacacacagagagagacacacacagagacacagagacacacacacacacacaacagagacacgcacacagagacacacacacacagagacacacacagagacacacagagacacacacacacacacacacacacagagacacacagagacacacacacacacacatagagacacacacacacacacatagagacacacacacacacagtcacggtctatttaaaatattttatcgTTTCTAATCTTTAAATTCATGTTATATAATTTCGGTCATGAACAGAATCAGTGTAACTTTTAGTTTTGGTGAAACGAGCTCCTGAAGGATCCGTGagttcagctgctcctcagtgaggtctgctcctcacagctcctcagtgagttcagctgctcctcagtgaggtctgctcctcacagctcctcagtgagttcagctgctcctcacagctcctcagtgagttcagctgctcctcagtgaggtctgctcctcacagctcctcagtgagttcagctgct
The Hippoglossus stenolepis isolate QCI-W04-F060 chromosome 15, HSTE1.2, whole genome shotgun sequence DNA segment above includes these coding regions:
- the taf9 gene encoding transcription initiation factor TFIID subunit 9 isoform X1; amino-acid sequence: MSAPKTIPKDAQVMIQILKDMGITEYEPRVINQMLEFTYRYVTTIIEDAKIYATHAKKSNVDADDIKLAIQCRMDQSFTSPPPRDFLLEVARQKNQAPLPLIKPYTGPRLPPDRYCLTAPNYRLKSIQKKVSSAGRISVPRLSVSAVSSRPTTPTLGTPSVQSITTKVGAPVSLTGQRFTVQIPPPSQTTTTKTIRIATPSTPAVSNVLINPSLIGSKNILITTNMVSQNSGGESLKRKHEDDDDYDAL
- the taf9 gene encoding transcription initiation factor TFIID subunit 9 isoform X2, which gives rise to MSAPKTIPKDAQVMIQILKDMGITEYEPRVINQMLEFTYRYVTTIIEDAKIYATHAKKSNVDADDIKLAIQCRMDQSFTSPPPRDFLLEVARQKNQAPLPLIKPYTGPRLPPDRYCLTAPNYRLKSIQKKVSSAGRISVPRLSVSAVSSRPTTPTLGTPSVQSITTKVGAPVSLTGQRFTVQIPPPSQTTTTKTTTPSTPAVSNVLINPSLIGSKNILITTNMVSQNSGGESLKRKHEDDDDYDAL